The Lysobacterales bacterium sequence GCGTCAGCGGCAGGCGCAGGCGCACCTCGCATTCGTTGTAGGTGTTGTTGCCGACCGGGCCGCGCACGGTGACCACGTCTCCCGCCGTGAGCAGGCCAAGCCCCGGGTCGAGCACGTGGCCGAGTGTGCGAAACGGCGCCGCCACCGAGCCGGTTCCGGTGGCGTCGTTGCCGCTGGTGGAGACGAACCACTCGGCGGCATGGACCGGCAGCGACAGCGTGAGCAGTGCGGCGATCAGCGAGCGCATGGCAATCTCCGTGGGTGTTGTAGCGGACATACGCCGTTTCCGGGTTGAGCTGACATTAGACTCGCGGCGTGGGCACGGGAGGCAGGATGCAGGCGGGCGAGGTCACGGAGTTGGTGCAACGCTGGGGCGCGGGCGATGGCGACGCGCTCGCGGCCCTGTTGCCGCTGGTCTACGCCGACCTGCGCCGGCTCGCGGCGCAGCAGCTGCGCGCCAACGTCGGCCACGACACGCTGCAACCGACCGCGCTGGTCAATGACGTATTCGTACGCCTGCTCGGCGCCAGCCGCATCGACATCGGCGATCGCAAGCACTTCTTCACCACCGCGGCCAAGTTGATGCGCCAGGTACTGGTCGATCGCGCCCGCGCCAAGGCGCGCGACAAGCGCGGCGGCGACTGGCAGCGCGTCGAACTGGTCGAGGCCGCAGCCCTGCCGATCGATGCCGACACCGACCTTCCGGCGCTGGACGAAGCCTTGCGCCGGCTCGCGCTGCTCGATGCACGCGTCGCCGAAGTGGTCGAACTGCGCTGCTTCGGCGGCCTCGAAGTGAGCGAAGTCGCGACCCTGCTCGGGCTCGACGAGCGCACCGTCTACCGCGACTGGGCGATGGCGCGGGCCTGGCTGCGGCAGCAGTTGGCGGGTTGAGACATGGAGGACGATTGAATATGGCCAGGGTTCGCTTGAAGGGCACACCCGTGATCGCCATCCGCGGCACTGATTGGGGCGCGCGGCGACTGCAAGGAGCAGACGCATGAACGAACATCCCGCCAAGTCATCGCGTCTGTTCGAGGATGTCGTCGCCATCCTGCGGGATGCCCGCAGGATGGCCTACACCGCAGCCAATGCCGCCATGGTGGACGCTTACTGGCGCATCGGGCGTCGTATCGTCGAGGAAGAGCAAGGCGGAGCCGCCCGCGCCGAATATGGCAGCCAGCTCATCCGCCATCTCGCGCGTGCGCTCGGCGAGGAACTCGGCAGCGGAATGTCCGTCGCCAACCTCAGGAATTTCAGGCAGTTCTACCTGAGCTTCCCCGATGCGGAAAAGCGCTACGCACTGCGTAGCGAATTGAGCTGGACGCACTGGCGCCTCGTCATGCGGGTCGACGATCCGAAAGCTAGGGACTACTACATCCAGGAAACTGCCCGCCAGCAATGGACTTCCCGCGCCCTGCAGCGGGCCATCGAGACCCGCAGCTTCGAACGGCTGCTGCAGGCCCCCGAGTCCGTTGCTCCGGCAATGCCGGAGGCCAATCCAAAGCAGCTCCTGAAGGACCCCTACATCCTCGAGTTCCTCGATCTGCCAGAACAGCCGTCACCCAGCGAACGCCAGCTGGAAGATGCCCTCGTCGTCCGCTTGCGCGACTTCCTCATGGAACTCGGTCGTGGCTTTTCCTTCGTTGGCCGCCAGTTCCGCATCAGCACCGAGACGGCTCACTTCTACATTGATCTCGTCTTCTACAACTACCTCATCAAGTGCTTTGTCCTGATCGACCTGAAGACGAAGAAGCTGACCCACGGCGACATCGGGCAGATGGACATGTATGTCAGGATGTTCGATGACCTCAAACGCGGTGAGGGTGACAACCCCACGCTCGGCATCATCCTCTGCGCGGACAAGGACGAGACCCTTGTCCGTTACTCCGTGCTCAGCGAGAGCCAGCAGCTCTTTGCCTCCAAGTACCGCCTCGTCCTGCCCAGCGAAGAGGAACTCCAGAACGAGCTCGAACGTCGCCACATTCTCGATTGGCCGCGACACGAGGGGATCTGCGATCCATGAGCGCGCCGTCCAGTGTCACCCTGCGCAGTTGCAGCTCGGACGCGTCGTTCGGTCATCCGGCCCTGCTCGGCCTCGACGAACGCACTGTCTACCGCGACTGGGCGATGGCGCGGGCCTGGCTGCGCCAGCAGTTGGCGGGTTGAGTGATGACAACGCAATCCGCCGATCTCGAGTTTGCCCGTCTGCGCGAGGCCTTCCACGCGCTGGTCGAACTGGACACGGCGGCGCGTGCCGGTGCGATGGTCGAGTGGCGCGCGCGTGATCCTGAGTTTGCCGCCGCGCTTACGCAATTGCTGGACGCGGTGGACGTGCGCGACCTGGCCGCGCCGGCGTCGCCCGAGCGCTGCGGGCCGTACCGGATCGTGCGCCGCATCGGCAGCGGCGGCATGGGCGAGGTGTTCCTGGCCGAGCGCGACGACGGCGCTTATGCGCAACGGGTGGCGCTGAAGCTGATCCGTCGGGATTTGTCCGGTCTCGGGCTGGATCTGCGTTTTCTGCGCGAGCGCCAGATTCTGGCGCGCCTGGAGCATCCGCAGATCGCGCGCCTGCTTGATGGCGGCGTCGATGGCTGCGGTCGTCCCTGGCTGGCGATGCACTACGTCGAAGGCGTCGATCTCGCGCTCTGGGTGCGGCAGCGGCGACCGCGCCTGCGTGAGCGCATCGCGCTGTTCGTGCAGGTCTGCGACGCGGTGGCCTATGCGCATCGCGCGCTGGTCGTGCATCGCGACCTGAAGCCCGCGAACATCCTGGTCGATGGCGATGACGTGCCGCATCTGCTGGATTTCGGTATCGCCAAGCTCGTCGATGACGACAGCGACGCCGCGACGCGCGCCGGTGTCACCGCGATGACGCTGCGCTACGCCGCGCCCGAACAGGTGCTCGGCGATCGCGCCACGACGCTGACCGACGTGCATGCCGCCGGCGTCGTGTTGTACGAATTGCTGGCGCTGCAGTCGCCCTACGCGGCCGCCGAGTCCGGCGCGATGGCCTGGCAGGACGCGATCGTGCGTGGCGCGGTGCGGCCGCTGGCCGAGTCACTGGATGTATCACTGCTCGAAGCCGCGGAGCGGGCGCAAGTGGCCGCGGAGTTGGCGCCGCTGGTCGCCTGCGCGATGGCCACCTCGCCGGCGGCGCGCTACGCCGGAATCGCCCAGTTCGCCGATGACTTGCGCGACTGGCTGGCCGGTCGCGCGCCACGCAGCGGCATTGGCTCCTGGCGCCTGCGCGCACGCGCGTTCCTGCGCCGGCACCGGGTAGCGGTGGTTGCGGCGTCGGCGGCGATCGCGGGCCTGGCCATTGCCGCTGCAGTCGCCTGGAGCGAAGCCATCGAAGCGCGGCGCCAGGCTACGATCGCGAAGGCCAATGTCGGTGCGCTGCTGGAAGTGCTGGCGGCGGCGAATCCGATGCGTTATGCCGGTCGCGATCCGACTGCGAGCGAGTTTCTGGTGACGGCGGCCGCGACCATCCGCCGCGAACACGGCGACAATCCGGAGTTGGTGTTCCGCGCACTCGGCGAAATCGGCCACGGTCTGCTCAACCTTGGCCAGGACGACCGCGCGCGCCCGGTGTTGCAGGAAGCGCTGCTGGTCGCCGACCGCGCGCCAGCGATCAGAGCGATCGAGCGCCTTGGCTACCTCAAGCTGCTGGCGATGTCGTTCGACGGCGATGACCCGGCAGCGCTGCCCGGTGTGCGCGCCGCCGCCGACCGCATCGAAGCACTGGCGCTGCAGGCGCCGCGGGCGCCAGCGTCTGCGGATGCGCTGGCCAGTGTCGCGAGCATGCTGTCGCGGCTCGGTGAGCGCGAGCGCGCGGCGAAGCTGTTCCAGCAAGCGGTTTCCGCGCTCGCTGCCGGCGACCTGCCGCGTTCCGCGCGCGAGAACATCTGGCGCCAAAAGGGCTGGGCGGCATTGCGCGCCGGAGACGCCGAGGGCGCGCAGCGCGACTTCACCGCAATGCGCGTGGTGATCGACGAAGCGCCGGTCGAGTTCGACCCGCTGCGCATCGCAGAAGCCGACTGGTTGCTAGCCGAGGCGGCGATCGACCTCGGCGATGCGACGACTGCGTTCGCCCACCTCGCACGCGCCGAGCCGGTGTTGCTCGCCGAGTACGGATCCGAGCACCCCGAGCGGCGCAGCATCGCGCTCACCCGCATCGCGGCCACCTTGGCGGCGCAAGACGCAGCCACGGCGATGGCCGCCATCGGCGCGCTCGCCGCCACTGATTTCCCTGCCGCAGCGCCCGGCGACCAGGCGCGCATCGATCTGCTGCTTGGTGATGCGCTGCTGCTGCTCGCCCGCTGCGACGAGGCCGCCGTGTTCCTCGACGCCCCACCGCCCGCGCAACCGCGCCTGCAGCGCCAGCATGCCCGGCTCGCCGAAATGCGCGCGGATCGCTGTACTCGAGACTGATTGGGTGCGCGGCCGAAGCCTCCGCCGTCGCAAACTCAGTCGGTCGTGTCGATCTCGGGCAAGCCGAGTTCGCGCCGCGTCGCCGCCACGTCGAGCTTGCGCAGAAAGCGGAGCATGTTGTTCCACATCGCGTGATGGTGGTAGCCGCTGCTGCGCAAGCGCTTTCCGCCTTGCGCAGGCACCCGGGGAAGCTGAGCCTTGGTGATCGCGAATTCGCTGCGTGCACGCATGGGCGCTGCGAGCGACGCGGTGCCGCGGTAGTGGCAATCCGGTAGTTGCCGCTCAGCCGGGCTGCGTGCGTGCGTGACCGTGACAGTCGAGAAAACGGCGGCCGTTGCCGCAGATGCAACTGATGCGCGCCAGGTCGACCCGCGGTACATCGTTTGCTGGCAGCGGCTTCACTGCGACCATGTTGAGGCTGATCGGTACCCCCAGGAATCGCATCGAGCTGGTGTCGTCGAATAGCCCGAAATCTGCGACCCGACTCACGTCGGCGTAGCCGGTTGCGAGCAGAAACCAGGCCAGCATGTCCTGCGTGAAGCCGACCTTGTGGTAATCCCAGGCATCGACATGGCCGCCGAACAGCATGCGCGTCAGCGCAAAGCGTTCCGCTTGGCGGTCTTTCGGAATCTCGAGCAGCAGGTGCGCGAGCACTTCCATGTCGGGCACGCTGATGCGCAGGAAACCGCCCGGAATCAGCACTCGCCACCACTCGCGAAGCGTCTGCGCAAGCTCATCACGGTAGTCGAAGTGCTCGAGCAGATGCGATGCGTAGAGCTCATCAAAGCTCGCTTCCGCAAAACGCGAGAGATCGCGTGCATCACCGACGTGATCGACTTCAGGGCTGGGCACCACGTTCATCAATTCCCAGCCTGCGACGCGGACCTTGCCGCCCAGATGCAGTCTTCTCATACCATTTTCATACCCGGAAATCGACGCAAGTGTCAGGCAGGCGCGCCACGGGTGCAACGATCGCCCGGGAGAAGACGCGTATCGCCGTTCAGGCTGGTCTTTCGCGCGCGGTGCGTTCCGGCAGCCCGAGTTCGCGCCGCGTCGCCGCCACGTCGAGCTTGCGCAGAAAGCGGATCATGTTGTTCCACATCGCGTGGTAGTGGTAGCCGCCTTCGCGCATCTCTGCGATGGCGGCTTCCGCGCTCCAGTCCTCGACCAGCATGCGATAGGCCGCGATCACCGTGCCGGTGCGATCGGCGCCATGGCGGCAATGCAACAGCACCGGCTGGTTGGCTGGATCGAGCAGTGCCCGCAGTGCGCGCACCCCCTCGGCGTGATCGACATCCCAGCTCTCGATCGGTGCGTGGATGCGCTTGGCGTTCGGCAGCAACTCCGCCGCATCTTCCCCCCAGCGCAGGGAAATCACCGACTTGATGCCGAGCGCATCGAGCGCGGCCTGTGCACCGTCGCGTGGTTGCGCGCTGTGGTAGATCACCGGGCTGACCTGGTGCAGGTTGGGTAGCGTGCGCTGCGCAATCGGTCGCGCCCAGTTTTCCGGGCGCGCCTCTGCGTGCGCGGCGGCGGCGAGCATCAGCAGAAGCAGGATGCGGCGGATCATGGGGTGAGTTCCGCAGTCATCGGCACGGCCAGCCGCCCGCGCAGCGAATTCGCCATCACGTCGCTGACGATGACATCGGCGAACTGGCCGATCAGGCTCTCCGGGGCAACGAAGTTCAGGTAGCGCATGTTCTCGGTTCGACCGCTCAGCTCGAGCGCGTTGCGCCGGCTGGTCTTCTCGACCAGAACACGTTGCGTCGTGCCGAGCATCGCCTCGCTGATCTTCTGCGAATTCGCCGTGATCAGCGCCTGCAGTTGTTGCAGGCGTTCGAGCTTGAGCGCCTCCGGAGTGTCGTCTTCAAGATTCGCCGCCGGCGTGCCCGGGCGGCGCGAATAGACGAAGCTGAAGCTCTGGTCGAAGCCGATGTCTTCGCACAGCTTCATGGTCGCCGCGAAGTCCTTCTCGGTTTCGCCCGGGAAGCCGACGATGAGGTCGGTGCTGATCGAGATGTCCGGCCGCACCGCGCGCAACTTGCGGATGCGCGCCTTGTATTCGAGCACGGTATGGCCGCGCTTCATCGCGGCGAGGATGCGGTCGGAACCGGACTGCACCGGCAGGTGCAGGTAGTTCGCGAGCTTGGGCACGTTGGCGTACGCGTCGATCAAACGGTCGGTGAACTCCAGCGGGTGCGAGGTGGTGAAGCGGATGCGGCCGATGCCGGGCAGGGCGGCGATCGCCTCGATCAGGTAGGCGAGGTCGGCTTCCTCGCCGTCGTCGAGTTGGCCGCGATAGGCGTTGACGTTCTGGCCGAGCAGGTTGACCTCGCGCACGCCCTGTTGCTCAAGCGAGCGCACCTCGGTCATCACATCCTCGAAGCGGCGCGAGACTTCCTCGCCGCGGGTGTAGGG is a genomic window containing:
- a CDS encoding methyltransferase domain-containing protein, with amino-acid sequence MRRLHLGGKVRVAGWELMNVVPSPEVDHVGDARDLSRFAEASFDELYASHLLEHFDYRDELAQTLREWWRVLIPGGFLRISVPDMEVLAHLLLEIPKDRQAERFALTRMLFGGHVDAWDYHKVGFTQDMLAWFLLATGYADVSRVADFGLFDDTSSMRFLGVPISLNMVAVKPLPANDVPRVDLARISCICGNGRRFLDCHGHARTQPG
- a CDS encoding protein kinase, which produces MTTQSADLEFARLREAFHALVELDTAARAGAMVEWRARDPEFAAALTQLLDAVDVRDLAAPASPERCGPYRIVRRIGSGGMGEVFLAERDDGAYAQRVALKLIRRDLSGLGLDLRFLRERQILARLEHPQIARLLDGGVDGCGRPWLAMHYVEGVDLALWVRQRRPRLRERIALFVQVCDAVAYAHRALVVHRDLKPANILVDGDDVPHLLDFGIAKLVDDDSDAATRAGVTAMTLRYAAPEQVLGDRATTLTDVHAAGVVLYELLALQSPYAAAESGAMAWQDAIVRGAVRPLAESLDVSLLEAAERAQVAAELAPLVACAMATSPAARYAGIAQFADDLRDWLAGRAPRSGIGSWRLRARAFLRRHRVAVVAASAAIAGLAIAAAVAWSEAIEARRQATIAKANVGALLEVLAAANPMRYAGRDPTASEFLVTAAATIRREHGDNPELVFRALGEIGHGLLNLGQDDRARPVLQEALLVADRAPAIRAIERLGYLKLLAMSFDGDDPAALPGVRAAADRIEALALQAPRAPASADALASVASMLSRLGERERAAKLFQQAVSALAAGDLPRSARENIWRQKGWAALRAGDAEGAQRDFTAMRVVIDEAPVEFDPLRIAEADWLLAEAAIDLGDATTAFAHLARAEPVLLAEYGSEHPERRSIALTRIAATLAAQDAATAMAAIGALAATDFPAAAPGDQARIDLLLGDALLLLARCDEAAVFLDAPPPAQPRLQRQHARLAEMRADRCTRD
- a CDS encoding DUF1016 family protein, giving the protein MNEHPAKSSRLFEDVVAILRDARRMAYTAANAAMVDAYWRIGRRIVEEEQGGAARAEYGSQLIRHLARALGEELGSGMSVANLRNFRQFYLSFPDAEKRYALRSELSWTHWRLVMRVDDPKARDYYIQETARQQWTSRALQRAIETRSFERLLQAPESVAPAMPEANPKQLLKDPYILEFLDLPEQPSPSERQLEDALVVRLRDFLMELGRGFSFVGRQFRISTETAHFYIDLVFYNYLIKCFVLIDLKTKKLTHGDIGQMDMYVRMFDDLKRGEGDNPTLGIILCADKDETLVRYSVLSESQQLFASKYRLVLPSEEELQNELERRHILDWPRHEGICDP
- the miaB gene encoding tRNA (N6-isopentenyl adenosine(37)-C2)-methylthiotransferase MiaB, with protein sequence MSGKLFIKTHGCQMNEYDSTRMADVLMAAHGLMLTENEAEADVILVNTCSIRERAQEKVFSQLGRWRELKKARGGNVIIGVGGCVASQEGTAIIDRAPHVDLVFGPQTLHRLPEMIEARRATNQPQVDISFPEIEKFDHLPPPRKDGPTAFVSIMEGCSKYCSFCVVPYTRGEEVSRRFEDVMTEVRSLEQQGVREVNLLGQNVNAYRGQLDDGEEADLAYLIEAIAALPGIGRIRFTTSHPLEFTDRLIDAYANVPKLANYLHLPVQSGSDRILAAMKRGHTVLEYKARIRKLRAVRPDISISTDLIVGFPGETEKDFAATMKLCEDIGFDQSFSFVYSRRPGTPAANLEDDTPEALKLERLQQLQALITANSQKISEAMLGTTQRVLVEKTSRRNALELSGRTENMRYLNFVAPESLIGQFADVIVSDVMANSLRGRLAVPMTAELTP
- a CDS encoding sigma-70 family RNA polymerase sigma factor; the encoded protein is MQAGEVTELVQRWGAGDGDALAALLPLVYADLRRLAAQQLRANVGHDTLQPTALVNDVFVRLLGASRIDIGDRKHFFTTAAKLMRQVLVDRARAKARDKRGGDWQRVELVEAAALPIDADTDLPALDEALRRLALLDARVAEVVELRCFGGLEVSEVATLLGLDERTVYRDWAMARAWLRQQLAG
- a CDS encoding tyrosine-protein phosphatase; this translates as MIRRILLLLMLAAAAHAEARPENWARPIAQRTLPNLHQVSPVIYHSAQPRDGAQAALDALGIKSVISLRWGEDAAELLPNAKRIHAPIESWDVDHAEGVRALRALLDPANQPVLLHCRHGADRTGTVIAAYRMLVEDWSAEAAIAEMREGGYHYHAMWNNMIRFLRKLDVAATRRELGLPERTARERPA